From the genome of Campylobacter lari:
CCAATGCCCAAAATGCCAAAGCACTAATTTCAAACAAGATCCTGATGTTTTAGACACTTGGTTTTCTTCAGGTCTTTGGGCTATGAGTACTTTAGGTTGGGGTAATAAAGACTGGGGTAAAAATACACTTTGGCATGAAGATGATTTAAAAGACTTTTATCCAAATTCTTTATTAATCACTGGTTTTGATATTTTATTTTTCTGGGTTGCTAGAATGATGTTTCAAAGCACTAATGCCTTAGGTGAACTTCCTTTTAAAGATATATATTTGCATGCTTTGGTTAAAGATGAGCAAGGTAGAAAAATGAGTAAGTCTTTAGGTAATGTCATTGATCCTGTGCAAAGCGTGGATGAATATAGTGCTGATATCTTGCGTTTTACTCTTGCTCTTTTAGCTATCCAAGGTAGAGATATAAAGTTAAGTAATGACAAACTCATACAAGTTAGAAATTTTACCAACAAGCTTTATAATGCAAGTAAATTTTTACTCTTAAATGAAGAAAAATTTGAAGATTTAGATAAAAGCAAAATTCAAACTAACTTGGCAAAATACATGCTATCTCGTTTTGAAGTATGCGTAAAAGAAACAAGAGAAAATTTAGACAACTACCGTTTTAATGATGTGGCAAATACTTTGTATAGATTTTTCTGGGATGAATTTTGTGATTGGGGGATTGAGCTTAGCAAGGCTGAAAAATCAAGTATAAAAGAACTTGGAAGTATTTTTAAAGAAGCATTAAAACTTTTAAATCCTTTTATGCCATTTATTAGTGAGTATTTATACCATGAGTTAAGTAAAACCTCTATTCAAACTCATGAATCTATAATGATTTCAAAATATCCTAAATTTAATTCTAGAGATGAAAAAATAGAAAAATTATTTAATATCATTATAGAAAGTATAGTGAGTTTACGCCGTGCAAAAACCCTAGTAGAGCTTGCAAATGCAAAAATTCAAAAAGCTTGTATAAAATTAAACGATGAGAGTTTAATGGCTGAGTTAAAAAATTACACCAATTTCATCTCAACACTTGCAAAATGTGAAAACATCGAGTTTATCAATACAAATTTAGAAAAATCCATTAGAGATGTAAGCGAGAATTTAGAAGTATTTATACCAACTCAAGATCTTGATTTAAGCGGTGTTTTAAATAGACTTAATAGTCAAAAAACAAAACTTGAAAAAGAATTTAACAAGCTAGATACTATGATGAAAAATGAAAAATTTATCTCTAATGCACCGGCTGCGGTTGTTGAACAAAATAAAGCTCAACTTGAAAATATTAAAGCTCAACTTGAAAAAATCAATGATGAAATTTCTAATTTAGAAGGCTAATAAGTGATAAAAATACAAAATCTTAAAAAATATTATGGCAAAGAATTAGTTATAAATGATGTTTCTTTGGAAGTTAAAGAAGGAGAAATTTATGCTCTTGTTGGACACAGCGGGGCAGGAAAATCAACTTTGCTAAGATGTATTAATGGTTTAGAAAATTATCAAAGCGGTAGTGTGGAAGTTTTTGGTAAAGAAATAGCTACTTTAAAAGAAAAAGAGTTAAGAGTATTTAGAAAAGATATAGGGATGATTTTTCAGCATTTTGCGCTTATGAGTAGAAAAAATGTATTTGAAAATGTAGCTATGCCTTTAGAAATTCATAATTTTGACAAAAGCACAATTCAAAAAAGAGTTAATGAACTTTTAGATCTTGTGGGACTTTTAGCTAAAAGCAAAGCTTATCCAAATGAGCTAAGTGGTGGGCAAAAACAAAGAGTAGCCATAGCTAGAGCCCTTGCTTTAAATCCTAAAATTTTACTAAGTGATGAAGCTACTTCTGCGCTTGATCCAAATACTACAAATAATATTTTAGAACTTATTGCCAAAATCAATCAAGAATTTAACATCAGTGTAGTATTAGTAACCCATGAAATGGAAGCAGTAAAACAAATAGCACAAAAAGCTGTATTGCTAGAGCATGGACAAATCATAGGTCAAGGGAAAATCGAAGATTTATTCTTAAAACCAAGTGAAAAAATGCGTGAATTTCTAGGAGAAAGTGATTTTTTACCACAAAATGGAGTCAATGTGCGCTTATACTTTTGCAAAGAAAAGGCAAACCAAAGCATAATCACTCATATGGCTAGAAGTTTAAATATTGATTTTAATATAGTTTGGGGTAAGATAGAAAAACTAAACAACAATGCTTTGGGAAATTTGGTAATCAATATAGAAGCTAAAGATCAAGAAAAAGTTTTAAATTATTTACAAGAAAATGGCGTTATTTGGGAGCTTGTGTAATGAACTTAGAAACAATTTTAAGAAATTTTGAAAATATACTTTATCCAGCATTACTAGAAACTCTTTATATGAGTTTTACAGCCACTTTTTTAGCCTTTTTAATCGCACTTATCCCTGCAATTGTGCTTACTGTAACTGATAAAGGTGGCTTATGGGAAAATAAAAGCATTTACAGTGTGCTTGATTTTATCATTAATATTTTAAGATCTTTTCCATTTTTAGTACTTATTGTAGTTTTAAGTCCTTTTACAAAATATCTCATTGGTATTAGCATAGGAACAACTGCTACCATAGTACCACTTACCATAGGAATTGCACCTTATTTAGCCAAAATGATAGAAAGTGCTTTTAAAGAAATTGATCCTGCTATCATTGAAGCAGCAAGATCTTATGGAGCTAGTAAAACACAAATTATCTTTAAAGTTATGTTTAGCGAGGCTTTACCAAGTATTATTAATGGTATTACTTTAATTTTGATTATTGTTATTGGTTTTTCTGCTATGGCAGGAACTGTTGGTGGTGGTGGTTTAGGTGATGTGGCCATTCGCTATGGTTATGAGCGCTTTAGAACTGATATTATGATTCAAACTGTTGTGGTTTTAATTGTTTTAGTTCAAATCATACAATTTATAGGAAATATTCTTTATAAAATCACCAAAAGATAAACAATGAAACATAAACTTGGTATCTTACTAGCAGCGACTAAAAATTCAAGTTTTACCATAGGAACCTTGCTCATTAACATCATGGATGTTATGGGCGAAAAGGTAGATATATTTTATATTTTACATGATGGTTTTAGCTTGAATGATCAAAATATCATGCAAAAAATTGTTAAAAATAAAACAATTAAATTTATTCTTTTTACCCAAGAAGATTTTTTAACCACTCTTGATAAAAATCAAAACGATATTAATAATTTATTTTTCTTAAAAAGATGGACGCATATGGCTTTTGCAAGATTTGAAGCTTTTAAGT
Proteins encoded in this window:
- a CDS encoding valine--tRNA ligase, producing the protein MYDKSLEKEYYKICEERGYFEINGNEKIQEKGKNFCIMMPPPNVTGVLHIGHALTCTLQDITTRYKRMDGYKTLYQPGLDHAGIATQNVVEKQLLAQGIKKEELGREEFVKKVWEWKEQSGGTIVKQMRILGITPAWSRLRFTMDEGLVNAVKKAFVDLYDKKLIVRGNYMVNWCTHDGALSDIEVEHKENKGKLYYLKYFLENSQEYIVVATTRPETYFGDSAVMVNPNDERFKHLIGKNVILPLIDRKIPIIADEHVDMEFGTGFVKVTPAHDHNDYEVGLRHKLEFITIFDEKGILNEYCLHFKGLERLEARDVIIKELQEKGFVEKIEDYTNQVGYCYRCKNVVEPYISKQWFVKNEIAKESIEKVNLGGSKFYPAHWINSFNAWMRDLKDWCISRQLWWGHQIPVYYCECSHEWASEETPSQCPKCQSTNFKQDPDVLDTWFSSGLWAMSTLGWGNKDWGKNTLWHEDDLKDFYPNSLLITGFDILFFWVARMMFQSTNALGELPFKDIYLHALVKDEQGRKMSKSLGNVIDPVQSVDEYSADILRFTLALLAIQGRDIKLSNDKLIQVRNFTNKLYNASKFLLLNEEKFEDLDKSKIQTNLAKYMLSRFEVCVKETRENLDNYRFNDVANTLYRFFWDEFCDWGIELSKAEKSSIKELGSIFKEALKLLNPFMPFISEYLYHELSKTSIQTHESIMISKYPKFNSRDEKIEKLFNIIIESIVSLRRAKTLVELANAKIQKACIKLNDESLMAELKNYTNFISTLAKCENIEFINTNLEKSIRDVSENLEVFIPTQDLDLSGVLNRLNSQKTKLEKEFNKLDTMMKNEKFISNAPAAVVEQNKAQLENIKAQLEKINDEISNLEG
- a CDS encoding methionine ABC transporter ATP-binding protein; this translates as MIKIQNLKKYYGKELVINDVSLEVKEGEIYALVGHSGAGKSTLLRCINGLENYQSGSVEVFGKEIATLKEKELRVFRKDIGMIFQHFALMSRKNVFENVAMPLEIHNFDKSTIQKRVNELLDLVGLLAKSKAYPNELSGGQKQRVAIARALALNPKILLSDEATSALDPNTTNNILELIAKINQEFNISVVLVTHEMEAVKQIAQKAVLLEHGQIIGQGKIEDLFLKPSEKMREFLGESDFLPQNGVNVRLYFCKEKANQSIITHMARSLNIDFNIVWGKIEKLNNNALGNLVINIEAKDQEKVLNYLQENGVIWELV